Proteins encoded by one window of Lactobacillus paragasseri:
- a CDS encoding HU family DNA-binding protein produces the protein MANKAELVSEVAAKTDLTKKEVAAAVDAIFSSIQEDLAKGEKVQLIGFGTFEVRHRAARKGRNPQTGAEIEIPASKVPAFKPGKALKDAVK, from the coding sequence ATGGCAAACAAGGCAGAATTAGTTTCTGAAGTTGCTGCTAAAACTGACTTAACCAAGAAAGAAGTTGCTGCTGCAGTTGATGCAATCTTTAGCTCTATTCAAGAAGATCTTGCTAAAGGTGAAAAAGTTCAATTGATCGGTTTCGGTACTTTTGAAGTACGTCACCGTGCAGCTCGTAAGGGTCGTAACCCACAAACTGGGGCTGAAATCGAAATCCCAGCTTCTAAGGTTCCTGCATTCAAGCCAGGTAAGGCTCTTAAGGATGCTGTTAAATAA
- a CDS encoding LysM peptidoglycan-binding domain-containing protein, which produces MKENKSQDNQEPKGPYKHFERPTTSRSAMHHRHRSEPAPEPTPSRPDKNSKGTHHSQLWAGLIIVAIILIALIPIVSSKLHSNSNNLAEKSVKVSKSSSKSHKSKSKKPKRSSSKKSKSKSSVKKEEKKSSSQSHDVTPAVTSQSQSSQTSQSSTQSYASSASQTTTQDQTQQANQNSYQNNQNTWQNNSGSSSSQNQAPSSYTVQEGDSLSKIARENNTSVHYLEQLNGLESADSISIGQSIKLK; this is translated from the coding sequence ATGAAGGAAAATAAATCTCAGGACAATCAAGAACCTAAGGGTCCTTACAAGCATTTTGAACGTCCGACAACGTCTAGAAGTGCGATGCATCATCGCCACCGTTCAGAGCCTGCACCCGAACCAACTCCTAGTCGTCCAGATAAGAACTCTAAGGGTACACACCATAGTCAGTTATGGGCTGGGTTGATTATAGTTGCAATAATTTTGATTGCCTTGATTCCGATTGTTTCTTCAAAGTTGCACTCTAATTCTAATAACTTGGCTGAAAAGAGTGTTAAAGTTTCAAAGAGTTCTTCTAAGTCTCATAAATCTAAGAGTAAAAAGCCTAAGCGTAGTTCTTCGAAGAAGAGTAAGTCTAAGAGTAGTGTGAAGAAAGAAGAGAAGAAATCGTCAAGCCAATCTCATGACGTAACTCCAGCTGTAACTAGTCAGTCTCAAAGTAGTCAAACTAGCCAAAGCAGTACCCAATCTTATGCTTCTAGTGCTAGTCAAACTACCACTCAAGACCAAACTCAACAAGCAAACCAAAATTCATACCAAAATAATCAAAATACCTGGCAGAATAACAGTGGAAGCAGCTCGTCACAAAATCAAGCTCCAAGTTCTTACACTGTTCAAGAAGGCGATTCTTTATCAAAAATTGCTCGTGAAAATAACACTTCAGTGCATTATTTAGAGCAGCTTAATGGTTTAGAATCAGCTGATAGTATTAGTATTGGTCAATCAATTAAACTTAAATAA
- a CDS encoding tetratricopeptide repeat protein encodes MTYSEQLLDAIQNHDFSDNHILLKKALENDDPEVLASLAENLTDLGFTDLSKEVYRYLIAQFPREDLFKVYLAEILLNDGDEDDGLQLLYDVKPESDAYIESLLDLADYYQSNGLIETARQKLLEAHKLAPEEDAINFGLAELDYLSGDYGEALGLYRELAKENKTFGEVVLSQRIAACLAKLGEYEEASNEIKSHENDILSIDALYEAGLIMLSAGDNKAAIKYLDQVIEIQPDYVNAYPLLAQAYAAEDNNEEVLRTAQTGLSYNELDEVLYSLGAKAAANLNQLDEAERLLKKGLEIAPDNSDLRLQLSNLYLHQHQDEANIALFKDLDDEELEPQAHWNMAISYQRLEDYDKAKSEFLLAYPAFQKNASFLRQMINLFYELREIPTTKELIKKYLQVQPDDIDMQDMLDELNSEE; translated from the coding sequence ATGACTTATTCTGAACAACTACTAGATGCAATTCAAAACCATGACTTTTCTGATAATCATATTCTTCTTAAAAAAGCACTTGAAAATGATGATCCGGAAGTTTTAGCTTCTTTAGCTGAAAACTTAACTGATCTTGGTTTTACTGATCTTTCTAAGGAAGTTTACCGCTATTTGATTGCTCAGTTTCCAAGAGAAGATTTGTTTAAGGTATACTTAGCTGAAATTTTATTAAATGATGGCGATGAAGATGATGGTTTGCAGCTTCTATATGATGTAAAGCCAGAAAGTGATGCTTATATCGAGAGCTTGCTTGATTTAGCTGATTATTACCAAAGTAATGGTCTGATTGAAACAGCGCGTCAAAAGCTTCTAGAAGCGCATAAATTAGCTCCTGAAGAAGATGCAATTAACTTTGGCTTAGCTGAACTTGACTACTTAAGTGGCGATTATGGTGAAGCATTAGGACTATACCGAGAGCTTGCAAAAGAAAACAAGACCTTTGGCGAAGTAGTCCTAAGTCAAAGAATCGCTGCCTGTCTTGCAAAATTAGGTGAGTACGAAGAAGCGTCCAACGAGATTAAGAGTCATGAAAATGATATTTTGAGCATTGATGCATTATATGAAGCAGGTTTAATTATGTTATCTGCGGGCGATAATAAGGCAGCAATTAAGTACTTAGATCAAGTAATAGAAATACAACCTGACTATGTAAATGCCTATCCATTACTTGCACAGGCTTATGCAGCAGAGGATAACAATGAAGAAGTATTGAGAACTGCTCAGACGGGACTTTCTTATAATGAACTAGATGAGGTCTTGTATAGCTTGGGTGCTAAAGCAGCTGCTAACTTAAATCAGTTAGACGAAGCAGAACGCTTGCTTAAGAAGGGGCTAGAAATCGCTCCAGACAATAGTGACTTACGTTTGCAGTTGTCTAACTTGTATCTCCACCAGCACCAAGATGAAGCTAATATCGCCTTATTTAAGGATCTTGATGATGAAGAACTTGAACCACAAGCTCACTGGAATATGGCTATCTCATATCAAAGACTTGAAGACTATGATAAGGCTAAGAGTGAATTCTTACTGGCATATCCAGCCTTTCAAAAGAATGCAAGCTTCTTAAGACAGATGATTAACTTGTTCTATGAGTTGCGTGAGATCCCAACAACTAAGGAATTGATCAAGAAGTATTTGCAAGTTCAACCTGACGATATTGATATGCAAGATATGTTAGATGAATTGAATAGTGAAGAATAA
- the scpB gene encoding SMC-Scp complex subunit ScpB, with protein sequence MASKEAQLEALLYAAGDDGLETDNLLQLLEISPSALRELANHLKDRLKNDENSGLQLICINHTYKLTTSAECGDVISKFFQKDLSKNLSQSALEILSIIAYRQPITRVEIDDLRGVNSSGALQTLVWRGLIKVNGKKDVPGHPNLYVTTDYFLQYFNYESLADLPVIEEFESDDNPVNLFDQDERSSKEINFDEGE encoded by the coding sequence ATGGCAAGTAAAGAAGCACAATTAGAAGCTCTCCTTTATGCAGCAGGGGATGATGGTTTGGAAACAGATAATTTATTACAATTATTAGAAATTTCACCATCGGCATTACGAGAGTTAGCAAACCATCTAAAAGATCGACTTAAAAATGATGAGAACTCTGGCTTACAACTGATCTGCATTAATCATACTTATAAATTAACTACCAGTGCGGAATGCGGGGATGTTATTTCTAAATTTTTCCAAAAAGATTTATCGAAGAATTTAAGTCAGTCAGCTCTTGAAATACTTTCAATTATTGCATATCGTCAACCGATAACACGGGTTGAAATTGATGATTTACGTGGTGTTAACTCATCAGGAGCATTGCAGACTTTAGTTTGGCGTGGACTGATTAAAGTAAATGGTAAAAAAGACGTACCTGGCCACCCTAACTTATATGTGACTACAGACTATTTCTTACAGTATTTTAACTATGAAAGTTTAGCTGATTTGCCAGTAATAGAAGAGTTTGAATCAGATGACAATCCTGTGAACTTATTTGATCAGGATGAGAGAAGTAGCAAAGAAATAAATTTTGATGAAGGAGAGTAA
- a CDS encoding DUF3800 domain-containing protein, giving the protein MILKKLFQPRRHTKEFHVFIDESISFQSQSDNTTEKFYTGFLVIPTFHLKDLYNQYFQKIYHSHYKKEKKSVNVSDTMNRLALDIVKPFLTNAYIYQRPIYHKHDTTLDNTIMQQVLVLQSYIYPIKRIIADLRQQNPVVNLKLNIYLDQTNLNSQLESEYFSCKLLSQIIKNLGEENNVFFTYQTCDSKKELGIQMADMFVGAYRKQEKYAANDDNTTLIPFNVTSMIDTLAFQNQDTFLKLYGLVSLTMKGPTKKDLTTFKKFLKNELDSDSYQYPKRNNFNTIRAKLTKAKNKTYQEEFNRKLVRILVSPNKSLTKIYGNKLPKAYIKNLSQKYNRNNCNRTIANMQRNINKLQKIQLSIFKIFKLKLSLRRFNKQLNKLL; this is encoded by the coding sequence ATGATCTTAAAGAAGCTCTTCCAACCGCGCCGTCATACAAAAGAATTTCATGTTTTTATTGATGAAAGCATTTCTTTTCAATCTCAATCTGACAATACAACTGAAAAGTTCTATACAGGCTTTTTAGTCATCCCCACCTTTCACCTAAAAGACTTATATAACCAATATTTTCAAAAAATTTATCATTCTCATTATAAAAAAGAGAAAAAGAGTGTAAATGTTTCAGACACGATGAATCGATTAGCGTTAGATATTGTTAAGCCTTTTCTAACCAATGCTTATATCTATCAACGCCCTATTTACCATAAGCACGATACCACTCTTGATAATACGATTATGCAACAAGTATTAGTGCTTCAATCTTACATTTACCCAATTAAAAGGATTATTGCAGATCTACGTCAGCAAAATCCTGTTGTTAACTTAAAATTAAATATTTACCTTGATCAAACTAATTTAAATTCTCAGCTTGAAAGTGAATATTTTAGCTGCAAGCTACTTTCTCAAATTATCAAAAATCTAGGTGAGGAAAACAACGTTTTTTTTACTTATCAAACATGTGATAGTAAAAAAGAATTAGGCATTCAAATGGCAGATATGTTCGTCGGTGCTTATCGCAAGCAAGAAAAATATGCTGCAAATGATGACAATACTACTCTCATTCCTTTTAACGTTACATCAATGATTGATACTCTAGCTTTTCAAAATCAAGATACTTTCTTGAAATTATATGGTTTAGTAAGTCTTACTATGAAGGGTCCTACTAAAAAAGATTTAACGACTTTCAAGAAATTTCTAAAAAATGAGCTAGATTCTGATTCTTACCAATATCCAAAAAGAAATAACTTTAATACTATAAGAGCCAAATTAACTAAAGCAAAAAATAAAACTTATCAAGAAGAATTCAATCGCAAACTTGTCAGAATCTTAGTTTCACCAAATAAGTCCTTGACTAAAATTTATGGAAATAAATTACCCAAAGCTTATATCAAAAACTTAAGTCAAAAATATAATCGTAATAATTGTAATCGTACAATCGCTAATATGCAGAGAAATATAAATAAATTACAAAAAATACAATTAAGTATCTTTAAGATTTTTAAACTTAAGCTAAGTCTGAGAAGATTTAACAAACAATTGAATAAATTACTATAA
- the der gene encoding ribosome biogenesis GTPase Der, producing MSLPIVALVGRPNVGKSTIFNRIINSRVAIVEDKAGVTRDRIYARAEWMGHEFILIDTGGITLDSGEIEEQIKAQAEIAIDEADVIVMLGDVTQHMTNMDETIAKMLYRTKKPIILAVNKADNPEQRTDIYDFYSLGLGDPIPVSGSHGTGMGDLLDAIVGEFGDKANQHEDDSIRFSVIGRPNVGKSSLVNAILGEQRVIVSNIEGTTRDAIDTTFTNDGQKYTIVDTAGIRRRGKVYEKTEKYSVLRAISAIEESDITLLVLDASTGIREQDKHVAGYAHDAGRGVIIVVNKWDLPKKDSTSMKDFENTIRQEFQYLDYAPIVFVSAKTGQRVPDILKLVKEVHDNQTRRIKSSVLNDLLLEATRITPTPLVNGKRLRIYYMTQVAVTPPTFVVFVNDPELLHFSYQRFLINQLRQNFDFVGTPIKILARKRK from the coding sequence ATGTCATTACCCATCGTTGCATTAGTTGGACGACCAAATGTTGGTAAATCAACTATTTTTAATAGAATTATTAATTCTCGCGTAGCTATTGTCGAGGATAAAGCTGGCGTCACTAGAGATAGAATTTATGCTCGTGCTGAATGGATGGGCCATGAATTTATCCTAATTGATACTGGTGGTATTACTTTAGACTCCGGTGAAATCGAAGAGCAAATTAAGGCTCAAGCTGAAATTGCGATTGATGAGGCTGATGTAATCGTCATGTTGGGGGATGTGACCCAGCACATGACTAATATGGATGAAACAATTGCTAAGATGCTTTATCGAACTAAGAAGCCAATTATTTTAGCAGTTAACAAGGCTGATAATCCTGAACAAAGAACTGATATTTATGATTTCTATAGTTTAGGTTTGGGCGACCCTATTCCTGTTTCTGGTAGTCATGGAACTGGTATGGGTGATTTACTTGATGCAATTGTTGGTGAATTCGGCGATAAGGCCAATCAACATGAAGATGATTCGATTCGCTTTAGTGTAATTGGTCGTCCTAATGTAGGAAAATCTTCACTGGTAAATGCTATTTTAGGTGAACAACGTGTAATTGTTTCTAACATCGAAGGGACAACGAGAGACGCCATTGACACGACTTTTACTAATGATGGGCAAAAGTATACTATTGTCGATACTGCCGGTATTAGACGCCGTGGCAAGGTCTACGAGAAGACTGAAAAGTATTCAGTTCTAAGAGCAATTAGTGCTATTGAAGAAAGTGATATTACACTTTTAGTTTTAGACGCTAGCACAGGCATTCGTGAACAAGATAAGCATGTTGCTGGCTATGCTCACGACGCAGGCCGAGGAGTAATTATTGTCGTAAATAAGTGGGATCTTCCTAAAAAAGATAGCACAAGCATGAAGGACTTTGAAAATACAATTAGACAGGAGTTCCAATACTTGGACTACGCTCCAATTGTTTTCGTTTCGGCAAAGACTGGTCAAAGAGTTCCTGATATTTTGAAACTAGTTAAAGAAGTTCACGATAATCAAACTCGTCGCATTAAGTCTAGTGTCTTGAATGACTTGCTACTTGAGGCAACCAGAATTACGCCAACGCCACTTGTTAACGGAAAGAGATTAAGAATCTACTACATGACGCAAGTTGCAGTAACTCCGCCGACATTTGTTGTTTTTGTAAATGATCCAGAATTATTGCACTTCTCATATCAGAGATTTTTAATCAATCAATTGCGCCAAAACTTTGATTTTGTAGGAACACCAATTAAAATCTTAGCTAGAAAACGTAAATAA
- the rpsA gene encoding 30S ribosomal protein S1 — MTDNSNQFLDALKEMQGVEVGNIVNVEVLSVEDGQIAVGVENAGVEGVITKREFTNDRNADLNQLVKPGDKFEALVLRRAGGDKENGEFFFSVTRLKEREAYKELEKVFEEGKTVEGTVTGAVRGGLLVDVGTRGFLPASLISNRYVSDLKPYIGKKMNLKITEIDPNKNRLILSRKDLIEKEREEAFENVASQLVVGDTVEGKVSRLTGFGAFVDVGGVDGLVHISEISYKHVDKPSDVLKAGQDVKVKVIGIDDDRHRISLSIKQTLPSPFEEATEGLHEGDIIEGEVKTLTSFGAFIEVADGIQGLVHVSEIANKHVDKPSDVLKVGQTVKVKVLSVDPSDRRISLSIKQADPNAAKSENSRPRRRQDSVADKYMNDNDNGFALGDIIGDQLKDKD, encoded by the coding sequence ATGACAGATAATAGTAATCAATTCTTAGATGCTCTAAAAGAAATGCAGGGAGTTGAAGTCGGCAACATTGTTAACGTTGAAGTTTTAAGTGTTGAAGATGGACAAATCGCTGTTGGTGTTGAAAATGCAGGTGTTGAAGGTGTAATCACTAAACGTGAATTCACTAATGACCGTAACGCAGATTTAAACCAATTGGTAAAACCTGGTGATAAGTTTGAAGCTTTAGTTCTTAGAAGAGCTGGTGGCGATAAAGAAAACGGCGAATTCTTCTTCTCAGTTACTCGTTTGAAGGAAAGAGAAGCTTACAAGGAATTAGAAAAGGTCTTTGAAGAAGGCAAGACTGTTGAAGGTACTGTAACTGGTGCTGTTCGCGGTGGTTTATTAGTTGACGTTGGTACACGTGGTTTCTTACCAGCATCACTTATTTCTAACCGTTACGTTTCTGACTTGAAGCCTTACATTGGCAAGAAGATGAACTTGAAGATCACTGAAATTGATCCTAACAAGAACAGATTAATTCTTTCAAGAAAAGACTTAATCGAAAAGGAACGTGAAGAAGCATTCGAAAACGTTGCTTCACAATTAGTTGTAGGTGATACGGTTGAAGGTAAAGTATCACGTTTAACTGGTTTTGGTGCCTTTGTTGACGTTGGTGGTGTGGACGGTTTAGTTCACATTTCAGAAATTTCTTACAAGCATGTTGACAAGCCAAGTGATGTATTGAAGGCTGGTCAAGATGTTAAGGTTAAAGTTATCGGTATTGATGACGATAGACACAGAATCTCCCTGTCAATTAAGCAAACTTTACCATCCCCATTTGAAGAAGCTACTGAAGGTTTACATGAAGGCGACATCATTGAAGGTGAAGTTAAGACTTTAACTTCATTCGGTGCATTCATCGAAGTAGCTGATGGAATCCAAGGTTTAGTACACGTTTCAGAAATTGCTAACAAGCACGTTGATAAGCCAAGTGATGTTTTAAAGGTTGGTCAAACTGTTAAAGTTAAAGTTTTGAGCGTTGACCCAAGTGACAGAAGAATCTCATTGTCAATCAAGCAAGCTGATCCTAATGCTGCTAAGAGTGAAAACTCACGTCCACGTCGTCGTCAAGATTCTGTAGCTGATAAGTACATGAATGACAATGACAACGGTTTTGCTTTAGGTGACATTATTGGTGATCAACTTAAAGATAAGGATTAA
- the cmk gene encoding (d)CMP kinase produces MQVAIDGPASAGKSTVAKIIAHNLGYIYIDTGAMYRACTLIAHDNHVDYGDEKTILDLVDKSTIEFKQEDGEQKVYVNGKDVSIAIRTPEITENVSQVSALKSIREKMVELQREMAGKHNVIMDGRDIGTTVLPDAEVKIFLIASVASRAKRRFLDFQEKGIHQDLKDIEHDIEVRDYKDSHREISPLKKAADAIELDTTNLTIDEVVAKISEIIQKKQKN; encoded by the coding sequence ATGCAAGTAGCTATTGATGGTCCTGCATCAGCGGGGAAGAGTACAGTTGCTAAAATTATCGCGCATAATTTAGGCTATATTTATATCGATACTGGTGCAATGTATCGAGCATGTACATTAATTGCACACGACAATCACGTTGACTATGGTGATGAAAAGACGATCTTAGACCTGGTTGACAAGAGCACAATTGAATTTAAGCAAGAAGATGGAGAACAGAAGGTTTATGTAAATGGCAAGGATGTATCAATTGCCATTAGAACTCCAGAAATTACTGAGAATGTTTCTCAAGTGTCAGCCTTGAAGTCAATTCGTGAAAAGATGGTTGAATTACAGCGTGAAATGGCTGGTAAACATAATGTTATTATGGATGGCCGTGATATTGGGACGACAGTTTTACCAGATGCTGAGGTAAAAATCTTCTTAATCGCTAGTGTGGCATCAAGAGCTAAGAGACGCTTTTTAGATTTTCAAGAAAAAGGAATTCACCAAGACTTGAAAGATATTGAACATGATATTGAAGTTCGCGACTATAAAGATTCTCATCGTGAAATTTCTCCATTAAAAAAAGCAGCGGATGCAATTGAATTAGATACAACAAACCTTACTATTGATGAGGTTGTAGCTAAAATAAGCGAGATAATACAAAAAAAGCAAAAAAATTAA
- a CDS encoding ECF transporter S component, with translation MQRKTSLSHVRLAYWLAWAMIGALAFLIMKIEVPIIPGFDYLKMDFSDSLVALSTLVFGPLGGTMIALFKSLLSLFISGFNPISMIGQLAAFLASLAYILPFYFISKKHEDKVKYQIFGLIVGTLALTVVMSLANYFVLTPMYISLMGFKLNSSLLTYVVSAIIPFNLIKGLINSIVVLILAKTLLPVLEKFVRRNF, from the coding sequence ATGCAAAGAAAAACTAGTTTAAGTCATGTCAGACTTGCTTATTGGCTTGCTTGGGCAATGATTGGTGCATTGGCATTTTTAATTATGAAAATTGAAGTCCCAATTATTCCAGGCTTTGATTATTTGAAGATGGACTTTTCGGATTCACTTGTTGCCTTGAGCACCTTAGTTTTTGGACCATTGGGCGGAACAATGATTGCACTCTTTAAGTCATTATTGAGTCTTTTTATTTCTGGTTTTAATCCAATTTCAATGATCGGACAACTAGCTGCGTTTTTAGCAAGTTTAGCTTATATCTTGCCATTTTATTTCATCAGTAAAAAACATGAAGATAAAGTAAAATATCAAATTTTTGGTTTAATTGTCGGTACACTAGCTTTAACGGTAGTAATGTCACTAGCAAATTATTTTGTTCTAACTCCAATGTATATTTCTTTAATGGGATTTAAGTTAAACTCATCACTTTTAACTTACGTTGTTTCTGCTATTATTCCTTTCAACTTAATTAAGGGTTTGATTAACAGTATTGTTGTTTTGATTTTAGCGAAAACTTTATTACCTGTTCTAGAGAAGTTTGTAAGACGTAATTTCTAA
- a CDS encoding DUF2075 domain-containing protein: MTKRNLKSPVIYETKYNVQTASQLNTQISETYATDDTKRVLLTEFPTVYVINDPINSKKSQYTVYVGETNDIQRRTLQHLDADPAKRDDFFNFKNSKNVSMFVIGHEHFNKSMTLDIENRLMQYLSSVPAVYHLNNRRHNDQNRYYDSDEFNSLFDLIWKKLGKQNEDLFPARKIIESSAIFKASPFNKLTSEQLLAKSKVIDKINKALFVQKDKNLAEGQLILVEGNAGSGKTVLMSNIFYDLVHEDQISAKEQKEDKKSERLSVAMIVNQNEQLKVYEEISQKLFDKDEQVQVAKPITFINKVKPSKKVDIALIDEAHLLLTQRNQAYAKYGKNMLEDILKRAKVVMAVYDPAQVLSIASVLEDEKFADLERKAGKENIIYLKNQMRIDASQATIDWLRNLIDNGIINKIPQDSKYQIKVFKTPEEMQKAIEKKNKDQKNGISRMVATFDWEYSGGKTQPPENQKYWEVSEGDWHMPWNYEINKRDKYESKHRAHRTVKYSNQSWAEKDYTIAEIGSTYTVQGFDLNYVGVELGPSVKYRNGRIIHDPAESSNSKATQKRDSTKSYADVLLKNEFNVLMTRGVHGLYIHAVDPELQKALERASEKV; encoded by the coding sequence TTGACAAAAAGAAATCTAAAATCACCAGTGATATATGAAACTAAATATAACGTTCAAACAGCCAGTCAATTAAATACACAGATTAGTGAAACATATGCTACGGATGACACAAAAAGGGTTTTATTAACTGAGTTTCCGACTGTTTATGTCATTAATGATCCGATAAATAGTAAAAAGTCACAGTACACAGTTTATGTTGGTGAAACGAATGATATTCAAAGGCGTACATTGCAGCATTTAGATGCAGATCCGGCTAAACGTGATGATTTTTTTAACTTCAAAAATTCAAAAAATGTAAGTATGTTTGTAATTGGTCACGAGCATTTTAATAAATCTATGACTTTAGATATAGAAAATAGATTGATGCAATATCTAAGCAGTGTGCCGGCTGTATATCATTTGAATAATCGACGTCATAATGATCAAAATAGATACTATGATTCAGACGAATTTAATAGTTTATTTGATCTGATTTGGAAAAAACTAGGTAAACAAAATGAAGATTTATTTCCTGCGCGTAAAATTATTGAATCTTCAGCTATATTTAAAGCTTCACCGTTTAATAAATTAACGAGCGAACAATTATTAGCAAAATCTAAGGTTATAGATAAAATTAATAAAGCTTTATTTGTTCAAAAGGATAAGAATCTGGCTGAAGGACAGTTGATTTTGGTTGAGGGAAATGCTGGATCAGGTAAAACTGTGTTAATGAGTAATATTTTTTATGATTTGGTACATGAAGATCAAATTTCTGCAAAAGAGCAAAAAGAAGATAAAAAATCTGAAAGATTATCAGTAGCAATGATTGTTAACCAAAATGAACAACTCAAGGTATATGAAGAAATATCACAAAAGCTATTTGATAAAGATGAACAAGTACAAGTAGCAAAGCCAATTACATTTATAAATAAGGTTAAGCCATCGAAAAAAGTTGATATAGCTTTGATTGATGAAGCGCATTTACTACTGACACAAAGGAATCAGGCCTATGCTAAGTATGGAAAGAATATGTTAGAAGATATTTTAAAACGTGCAAAAGTAGTTATGGCAGTGTATGATCCTGCGCAAGTTTTATCAATAGCTTCTGTTTTAGAAGATGAAAAATTTGCTGATTTGGAAAGAAAAGCGGGTAAGGAAAATATTATTTATTTGAAAAATCAAATGAGAATCGATGCATCCCAAGCTACAATAGATTGGCTTCGTAATCTTATTGATAATGGAATCATTAATAAGATACCTCAAGATAGTAAGTATCAAATCAAAGTTTTTAAGACTCCTGAAGAAATGCAGAAGGCCATTGAGAAAAAGAATAAAGATCAAAAAAATGGAATTAGTAGAATGGTCGCAACTTTTGATTGGGAATATTCAGGAGGAAAAACACAACCACCAGAAAATCAGAAATATTGGGAAGTGTCCGAAGGAGATTGGCATATGCCATGGAACTATGAAATTAATAAACGAGATAAATATGAAAGCAAACACAGAGCACATAGAACCGTAAAATACAGTAATCAATCGTGGGCAGAAAAAGATTATACTATAGCAGAAATAGGATCGACTTACACAGTACAAGGCTTTGATTTGAATTATGTTGGTGTTGAACTTGGTCCCTCTGTAAAGTATCGTAATGGTCGAATTATTCATGATCCAGCAGAAAGTTCTAACAGCAAAGCTACACAAAAACGTGATTCAACTAAGAGCTATGCTGATGTGTTATTAAAAAATGAATTTAATGTTTTAATGACGCGTGGTGTTCATGGTCTGTATATTCATGCTGTTGATCCAGAGTTGCAAAAGGCGTTAGAGAGAGCTTCCGAAAAAGTATAA
- a CDS encoding pseudouridine synthase, whose product MAERLQKVIAQAGVASRRKAEKMITAGQVTVNGKRITELGTKVEPSDKIEVNGVPIEKETLHTYLFYKPRGVISSVKDDKGRKTVVDYFEDVPYRLYPVGRLDYDTSGLLLMTNDGELANKLMHPRNEVPKVYVAKIKGLLSPEDIHSLTHGVRIDGRKSAPAKLKILKTDEKKNTQIVQLTIHEGHYHQVKRMFEAVHHFVEKLSREKYAFLTLKSLTSGEYRELTHEEVSRLNHLSD is encoded by the coding sequence ATGGCTGAAAGATTGCAAAAAGTAATTGCACAAGCTGGCGTTGCGTCAAGACGTAAGGCTGAGAAAATGATTACAGCTGGGCAAGTAACTGTTAATGGTAAAAGAATTACTGAGCTGGGAACGAAAGTTGAACCGAGCGACAAAATTGAAGTAAATGGAGTTCCAATTGAGAAAGAAACACTCCACACATATTTGTTTTACAAACCTCGTGGCGTAATTTCTTCAGTAAAAGATGATAAGGGCAGAAAGACTGTTGTCGATTACTTTGAAGATGTACCATATCGCTTATATCCAGTTGGTCGTCTTGATTATGATACTTCAGGCTTATTGTTAATGACTAATGATGGTGAATTAGCTAATAAGTTGATGCATCCTCGTAATGAAGTACCAAAGGTTTATGTAGCCAAAATTAAAGGACTTCTTTCTCCAGAAGATATTCACTCTCTTACACATGGGGTTCGAATTGATGGACGTAAGAGTGCGCCAGCAAAATTGAAGATTTTGAAGACGGATGAAAAGAAAAATACTCAAATTGTTCAATTAACAATTCATGAGGGGCATTATCACCAAGTTAAGAGGATGTTTGAAGCAGTTCATCATTTTGTTGAAAAATTATCTCGTGAAAAGTATGCTTTCTTGACTTTAAAATCACTGACTTCAGGTGAATATCGTGAATTAACGCATGAAGAAGTCTCTCGTTTAAATCACTTATCTGACTAA